DNA sequence from the Dreissena polymorpha isolate Duluth1 chromosome 3, UMN_Dpol_1.0, whole genome shotgun sequence genome:
agaaagtatcaatgctattgcattcaaacttggtacacttacttactatcatgaggggactgggcaggcaaagttagataactctggcgtgcattttgacagaattatgtgccctttttatacttaaaaaattgaaaattttggttaagttttgcgtttagttccacttttctcagtaagtatcaatgctattgcattcaaacttggtacacttacttactatcatgaggggactgggcaggcaaatttagataactctggcatgcattttgacagaattatgtgccctttttatacttagaaaattgacaattttggttaagttttgtgtttaggtccattttattccttaagcattaaagctattgctttcatacttgcaacacttactaactatcataaggggactgtgcaggcaaagtaatgtaactctgactggcattttgacagaattatgtgccctttttatacttagaaaattgaaaatttgattaagttttgtgtttaggtccactttattcctacagtatcaaagctattgctttcatacttgcaagatttatgaactatcataaggggaccgtgcaggcaaagttatgtaactctgactggcatttgaacggaattatgggccctttatacttagaaaattgaaaatttggttaagatttatgttttggtccactttacccctaaagtatcatagatattgctttcatacttggaacactcacaaactatcataagggtacagtaaaaggacaagttgcataactctggttgtcattgttacggaattatggcccttttttgacttagtaacttttaatatatggttaaattttgtgtttcgatccactttacttcttaagtatcaaggctattgctttcaaacttcaaatacttacatgctatcatgaggttactgtacctggcaactttaattttactttgacctttgaatgaccttgactctcaaggtcaaattattaaattttgctaaaattgccataacttctttatttatgattagatttgattgatactttgatgaaactactcttacctgacataccacaatagactccacccaaaccatcccccgtgccctcccctccccccctcccccctccccccctccccccccctattttttttttttttttttttttttttaagatcatctcacaaatgaccaccacaccctcacactataccccccccccacccccccccccccccctaattttttttttttttttttttttttttttttttttaaagatcatctcacaaattaccaccacaccctcacactataccccctcccatttttttttaaaaaatggttatgtttgaaataccgtccaaccatcgcacccaaaccccccccccatcgcccccccaaccccccccccccccccccccccggattttttttttttttttttttttttttcgcttttttggaagataatgtaataaatgtccacaaccccacactatacacccctcttcactccactcctccctcctttgtgattgaaaatgagagtcccttcacctttaaaaagaaaatagatgagcggtctgcacccgcaaggcggtgctcttgttaatcttataatacgacatttgcgaccggccgctattttgtttgctgacgacaatattaactgtgtattcaaagctccacccatttttacgtttcattcaacaacgtcatttcatgtgtaagcgaactcagttttgattggccagctaccatgtgcacttcaataacaataaggtcaagcgatgtctcgatacaggtgcagaccggttttcgttcactgttcaaattgcgaatactttcatcgaaacaaagagaaaaatatagaaaaccagtttcgggttaaaatggcggcggttttcaatgaaattttacgagattttcgcaaatcggattttttttgagccaaattctcaatattttcgcaaatggctcaagtggcgaacgacagcgcgagccctgcttccatgaacataattatttcaaggaaagtcaatatatgatactgcacggtaaactcaaactttgtatccaagagaaggtgttgaaattaatgaagtgcaatgttcttaactatcgtatatgctgctttttaataactaatgattcattgttccatttgtgaatcgtgactgatcatgaattgttgaaatgattgtcaattgctcaacaatccatatatatttctgaccattttataattttcttaatgtaagttatgaattgatcttagaagtcaaatgtattacttaattaaatacatttataaatataaagaaataatctttaggatatcataatattctcaggcctgttggtcttagggatgtgtgggttgatgagcgatttctccttttatcacaattatttctaccctacctgatcatttccttcatattccattttaattcaattgacgtctgcaacctctttcaaattgggaaagtccaaaatgtgtcgtttggtaaagggttaaggcattttgattcctatgggtcttgttaatctgtttcaaatcaaatgcgtagatttgatcttcagcatctaaaaatatgtgaaatagaaagaacaacaatatcttttggagagataaatgtacctacgttataagcaaaggacctgtgcaacaattcccaggcttttttgtttgtttagttaacacggtagtaactttttccatatataaaagtgctcacccttccaactttaagcaccCAGTGGGACGatggatagaaagagaaagtcacatgcttgagtacatttcaacccatgcgcattacacgtttttttggcaaagaaaaaacagtggagcgatatagggccatcatggccctcttgtttctcaAGTATGGGGACAAAATTTGATGTGATTCCTGATCTTAAAAAGTTTAGATTTCTCTTCAATGACTGCTTTAAATTCTCCATTTGAGGTTCTCAATTTATTCAAAAaggttaaaaataaaacacagcTGAAATAAACTGATCTTTATTTAACACTGACCTTGTTCCCTCTATCTATTCTACCAGACAGTCTATAGAGGGGGAGAAGTTTGCTTGTGCactaagtattgtcccagattaccctgtgctcagggactacactttccacttcaattatatatttttcatttaattaaaatctcTTCTCGTCAAAAATCCAGTgaaggcggaaaatgtcatccctgataagcctgtgcaaatctgggacaacactttacacacatgaattaatccCAGTTTCTTTTATACCTGACAGTCAATGGAGGCGGAGAAGCTTGCGCCGATCGCCAAGATGCGTGAGCGTGCCCAGGAAGCCATAGAGAGGTCACAGCAGGAGAATGAGGAGTTCTCACGTGCCACGCAGGAGAAGCTGCGCCGCTCCATGGAGGTCAACAAGGAGAACCGCGATGCTCAGATCCAGGCCCTACAGACCCGTCTCCGTGAACACGTGAGTGGTGACATGGGTCTTGTTGCGTATTTCAGAATGGGGCTTATAATAAGACACTCCTGTGTGTTTTTGGGTGGGTCGGTGCTGTAGAACTCGCTATGGGAATATTTCAGTTGTGGGGTGAGAAGTGGATTTCCTCTCCTAGCAGTTGATTTCTATATcttcaatttaaaaattaatcttatttatatttattagcTTGGCTGGATTTATAATCCTGAGGTTGTTCTTAAATCACACTAACTGGGAAGCAGAGAGGATGGAACTTATTGTATGTTGGACATAatggaggtgggggggggggggaagtgaACTGAAGATGTGCCTTGGGAACATTTGAATTATTGAAGGTAGAGTGGGTTAGAGTTCAGGGAGAGGAGAGGAGTTATGTATAAGGGCCCAAATCTGTTGTGATATGTCCAGTTTTGGTAATGTGATTGTTGTATTGGTTTAAGTAAATTTTAGTTTGGCTAACTTTCAAGCTTGATAAATATCTCACCTGGAAACTGTTATGGAATTTCTTCTTctctaagtttttttttacacacatacattgagtgttgtcgatgtgtTGCCAGCTGTTGAAAGTGGAGGAGACGTGCAGGAAATCTGAAGAGATGACAAAAGAGTTGGAGGAACGCATCAAACAGAACCTCGAACAAAAGTCAGAAAACCGCCAGGCTCAAATTGATGCCATGGTGCAGAAATTGAAGGAACATGTGAGTTGGCAGATATTCCCTGATTTCTAGTTCTCATGGGATGTTCCTGTGGTGGAGATGATGGTGATTTATGGTGATTTATTGGGATATCAAACTATTGGCTGATGCGATTGAATGTTTACAAGGCTAGTTAAACTGTTCATTAAACGCTCCAGTTACAGAGGAGTTTTGACGGCGCAGGCTTATTcgtgtttaagtttttttattgatttattttttgtgatttaagttttatgattttgttttctgtatttaatGGGTGTTTAGTCTAGTAAATGTGTTTATTAGTGCATGTTTCAGCCGACTTTATATTttccctcaatttttttttttttttttttgaaaacacaaaaatgtttgCCACTCATAATTGTTGGATGTGTTGATGCCTAAACACACATATATGGACAGCAGAAATATTTACTTTTCTCAGCACTTGTTGCTTTCTTTTTGCTCCAATTTTGGTTTGTATGTCTTTATTAACCTGCTTCTCTTtaacacttaaaaacaattcttgTATGTCAAGTCAAAATATCATATTCGTTAAACTGcgtaaaaattataaatataggGATTATTACCTGACTGGTTGTTTTGATTGGTTGTATCGTACGAGTTGATTGAAGTATTTTACGAGTCTGAAAGCATTGAACTACAATGTGCATACAAACAATGAGTGCAATACAAACCATCAACAACCATGAAATAttccatttattaatttatgcacCTTCTTACTATGAAAAACTACATAGAAAATCACCATCTCTTAAAGTTatgtataaatttaaaatataaatataatattatattgaactACTCAAATTTTCACATGAAATACACAAATATTCACATGCCATCATAATGATGTgtacattaataaaataattaaaagttcTGCTTTTTCATGAATTGGATTATAACATTTGAATTTTTCTAGTGCAAACTATAAGATTTCATTTTGAGATATCTGAACagtttttaaaaagtaaaatctGCAAACCAGATTTAGGTgtagtttttttccttctttcaATGGCCTTATATAGGCCCCATCTGCCAAGAGAAAGGCACTTTTTTACTAAGAAAATTTCTATAAAATGATGAAATTACTCCATATTTCAAGCTTACTTTTGGGAAATTACTTTCGctatttcatttttgtcaataattttttcccaaaatgaaagGCCAGGCCCTTTACCAAAATTGCAATAAAAAGCCCTGAGATTGGCGAAAAGTTAACTGTATTTTGCAGGTTAATAATGAAAGGAGCTTGCATGTTATAATATTGGTGCTTTTCAGTTGCGTAACTCcgtgcttttgttgttgtgcagGAGAAACACGTGGAGGAGGTGGTGAAAGCGAACGAAGCCCTGTCGCGCAGTAAATACAGTGAGGAGAAGGTACTGGAGAAGATACAGAAGGCCATTCAGAACCGAGAGAGCTTCCTGGAAGAACAGAAGAAACGGCTGCAGGAACATGTAAGACCAGACTGGTCTCTATAGAAGAGATGGTCCTGTAAGAACAGACCAGCCTCTTGCATTAGCAATTTTCTTTGCTtcattgggaaaagtacctgtaccacgCCTATTGGGAAAAGTAAATGTGAACAACCCTGAAATTTGGAAAATCGCGTCCTGAAATCTTAAGTTGGGAATCACGAGTCTTTTTAATTGTTAGGTATTCTATTGCCCACACCTGCCTTAATGTTTTGTACACGCCTTTTTGCTGTAATGTTCAGTTtcaatgttcacattatttgttcacttgcagataacactttttgaacaaaattgacacaattttcCTTCCTTTTGGGTATTGTTTTAGCGGCAATTGGGAAtattcttttttatgtcccccactatagtagtgggggacatattgtttttgtcctgtctgtctgttggtctgtttggcccaactttaacattttgcaataacttttgctatattgaagatagcaacttcatatttggcatgcatgtgtatctcatgaagctgcacattttgagtggtgaaaggtcaaggtcatccttcaaggtcagaggtcaaatatatgtggccaaaatcgctcattttattaatacttttgcaatattgaagatagcaacttgatatttggcatgcatgtgtatctcatggagctgcacattttgagtggtgaaaggtcaaggtcatccttcaaggtcagaggtcaaatatatgtggccaaaatcgctcattttatgaatacttttgcaatattgaagatagcaacttgatatttggcatgcatgtgtatctcatggagctgcacattttgagtggtgaaaggtcaaggtcatccttcaaggtcagaggtcaaatatatgtggcccaaatcgcttattttatgaatacttttgcaattttgaagatagcaacttgatatttggcatgcatgtgtatctcatggagctgcacattttgagtggtaaaaggtcaaggtcatccttcacaaggtcaaggtcatcctccaaggtcaaacgtcataaagggggacattgtgtttcacaaacgcatcttgtttttattCTGGATTGGAAAGTGCCTTTTTCGGGTActctataaagaaggaaaacacgcTGTAGATGCCTGTCTGACAAATAGTCTAGATATTATTTATCAACAAACATTGGCAGTATTACATGGTGGAAAAAAGTTCTTGATTGAAGAGAAGTTCTGGAAAGAAGATGTCGATGCCTAGTGGTCAGGAAAAGCATCAATAGTCTTGAATAGTTGTCTTGAATTTACTGCAGCCTTAAATAGATTGAATGTCATTAGCTTGGTCTTGAACAAACTTGgcctttaaaatgtattgtcTGGAACTTTCTAAAACCCTGATCTAATAAGGGGTCTTCAATGTACTTGTGCTTGGATATGTGACCTTTGCCGAAGTTGAAGAACCTGTTTTAAAGATAGCGTCTGAACAAACTGTCTTCCTTTCCTCGTTATCTTTTGGATTTCTTTTAAAAGTTGAAACCTGTCCGTTGAATAAGTTCATTTGTTTCTTTGTAGGAAGGCAGGGTTTTTTGCTACGAAGATTTTTGTAAGCTGACCTGAACATACCTGAGCACCAGGTGCTCTTGTGATCGTCTTTGGTCTGTTGTCCCTTGTCAACATTTGAGCTGTGAATACTGTAAAGAGCGCATTTATTGCcaattcttcatgaaacttggtcagagctTTTGTCCCAATTTTGCCTCAGATcagtttgaaacttggtcatgtgGAAGAAAAAAATAAACGGATAACTAGgttaaattaaacataaagcTTTGAAACCCACATATGCCACATTTTTGCCAAACCTTAatcaaacttggtcataacatttgtcccaataatatgcCAAGTTCCCTTAttcgaccttgacattgacctactaTTGGACTAATTTAAGCCAGGCTTCTTTGGTACAATTTTGGACTACAAATCATAGGATCTTGGGTTTGATCCGTTGTCTGGACTGAACTGTCAtgaactgattcaccgattggcttgatacttcccatgtgtatTGGCCTTAGGACACTAGATGCCCTATATTGAAATTTGTTTTCTGTTTGATATGTtatcaaaggattgagtgatggggCTTAATATACTTTGCTGATGCATCGACCTTGAACAGTAGAAAATCCCTGTTTTTAactgtgtaataaaaaaaacatagatGCTAACCACTGACTGCCAACTTAGTTTATCTCAATTTCAGTCTGTTCAAtgattatttttagctcatctttttttttgaaaaaaattatgagctattgtcatcaccttggcgtcggcgtccggttaagttttgcgtttaggtccacttttctcataaagtatcaatgctattgcattcaaacttggtacacttacttactatcatgaggggactgggcaggcaaagttagataactctgtcTTGCATTTTGacgccctttttatacttagaaaattgaaaattttggttaagttttgtgtttaggtccattttattccttaagaaccaaagctattgctttcatacttgcaacacttactaactatcataagggtactgtgcaggcaaagttatgtaactctgactggcattttgacggaattatgggccctttatacttgaaaatttggttatgtcataaggggactgtgcaggcaaagttatgaaactctgactgacattttggcagaattatgtgccctttttatacttagaaaatttaaaatttggttaggttttgtgtttaggtccacttttttcctaaagtatcaaagctattgctttcatacttgcaacacttacttactatcgtaaggggactgtgcaggcaaagttatgtaagtctgactggcattttgacggaattatgggccctttatacttgaaaatttggttaagttttgtgttttggtccactttacccctaaagtatcatagatattgctttcatacttggaacactcgcaaactatcataaggggacagaaaaagacaagttgcataactctgattgtcatttttacggaattatggcccttttttgacttagtaactttgaatatatggttacattttgcgtttaaatccattttacttctaatgtatcaaggctattgctttcaaacttcaaatactttcatgctatcatgagggtactgtacctggcaagttgaattttaccttgatctttgaatgaccttgactctcaaggtcaaattattaaattttgctaaaattgacataacttctttatttatgattagatttgattgatactacgacaaaacaactcttacctgatataccacaatagactccacccaaatcatcccccacgaatcccccctcaatcccccccatttttattttttttaaagatcatctaataaatgaccaccacaccctcacactatccccctcccccccccccccccaaccccccaccccaaaaaaataatttttattcccccggtagggtggcatatagcagttgaactgtccgtcagtatgtcagtcagtctgtccgtccgtccgaaaaaaacttttaacattggccataactttttcaccatagaagagagcaacttgatatttggcatgcatgtgtatctcatggagctgcacattttgagtggtgaaaggtcaaggtcattcttcaaggtcaaatgtcaaatttatggcgtctgtccgtccgaaaactttagcattggccataacttttttaatattgaagatagcaacttgatatttggcatgcatgtgtatctcatggagctgaacattttgagtggtgaaaggtgaaggtcaatgtcatccttcaaggtcaaatgtcaaatatatggtgtctgtccgtccgaaaactttaacattggccataacgtttttaatattgaagatagcaacttgatatttggcatctcatgaagctgcacattttgagtggtgaaagttcaaggtcaaggtcatcctacaaggtcaaaaaaaataaatttaaagcggcgttctcatgaagctgcacattttgagtggtggatactaagtttaaggtcatccttcaaggtcaagatcatccttcaaggtcaaagttcaaacaaaaaattcaatgcggcattatcatgaagctgaactttttgagtggtggaagttcaagggcaaggtcatccttcaaggtcaaaaaaaaaatcaaagtggcgttttcatgaagctgcacattttgagtggtggaatttcaaggtcaaggtcatccttcaaggtcaaaggtcaaaaaaacaaaaaaaatcaaagcggcgttctcatgaagctgcacattttgagtggtggaagttcatggtcaaggtcatccttcaaggtcaaaggtaaaaaaaaaaaaaatcaaagcggcgcaatcgggggcattgtgtttctgacacatCTCTTgtgtttttcaaacatggttaaaaaacaaaaatatttatttttattattttatttttgaaataccgtccaaccatcccacccaagaatcccccccccccccccccaaaaaaaatttttaaaaaaaatgcatttttttttttgcatttttggaagataatgtaataaatgaccacacccccacactatacacccctctccactccacccctccctcctttgtgattgaaattgagataggtccctacaccttaaaaaagaaaaatagatgagcggtctgcacccgcaaggcggtgctcttgtctaaATCAGTGACATCAATTTTCAGGAAAGAGAATCAATTTATTATCGCTGTCAAGGCCCTGTTGGGGGTGGGAATCTGTCTCCGACCCCTATGCTGCTGTTTACCTTGACTTTTGCCAATTTAGAAAGTCCAAATCAAAATGACATGTTTTGTCTAACATCAAAACAGCTTGCTGCAAAGCTTTGACACTTGAAGAGATAACTAAGCAATGCACCTGCATCACCTGACCTCATAACAACCTTGACCTACTTTAGGACGTATTCAGAAGGTCATAAAGCTTTGTTGAAGCAAATTGTCTGTTCCCTTAGCATCAATACTTTGTACTTTAAAGGCTTTGATTCTTCAATTTAAAACTGCACACACATAACCTGACCTTATTTTCATATGAAAATTAACCTACTTTTGGACTGGGCCTTCCATATATGGACCAATATATCAGAACAGACATTAAGGCTCCCTCACCTAAGGcatcatattttgtttaatgcaGCATCTTGTTCTTCCAGGAAAAGAAAATTGAAGAAGTTAGAAATAAGAAGGCTGTAATACAATCCAGCGGTGATTGCTCCCCATGCGAGTAGACTGGGGCCAGGACGTCCACATTGCCACTCATGTGGATgagattgtacatgtatataactgacaGGAGGACCAGCTACTCACAGTTTATAGAAATAAAACACTATTCATTACACAAACAGCATTGATTTGGATTTGTGACTGGAATATACAGACATTATTGTTAACAATTTATAGTTCTGTAATACCTTCTGTGAGACTTTTCATATTGAACACCGCTGAAGTGTACATGCTTGATTTTTTGCATTTCGTCCAAAGGTACTTAATTAACAGAATCTCATGTGTTTTAGTTAGTTTGCTAGTTGTAAGTCAATATTGTGTTTGAATTGAAAAGCACAGGTTTTGGGACCAACACTTGTCCTTGGTAAATGTGTATtcgagccttgttttgggaaatcCGGGTCagattcagggacgacactttccgcctaatctggattttcaatttaaaaagacttccttttaaccaaagtgtcatccctaaatgcggagctgcacaggctaatatgggactgaAGATTATGTACATTctttaagctcagttttcccaaaTAACGGCTCATTTTGTTTTTTAGTTTTCTTGATTAGTGCTTTTGTAGTCTTTTCTATTGTTaagaaattgaaaacaatgaaACATTTTGTAGAGGACAGGGTGAGTACCGTCCTTTCGTTGTAGTTAAAAAATGTGTGCTACTTTATCCACAATGTCTTGTATACAGCTGAACGGTCCATGTATTATCaataatttttaagcatataacATTAAATTTGTCTTTACTTTGTGTTCTTGTGCTAAGTAGCATGTAGTGCCGTAAGGGGACAATCAAATGAGCTAGTTTATTTTTGACTGTAAAATGATCCAACAAATATTCCTAATGGTTTCTTGGATACTGGAATCTTTTCGTAAAACATTCCTTAatggtgtattttttttaataacagtaACATAATTACGCAGTCTTTTTTAACGttgattaaaattaattttactaaAAACAGCAAAGTGGGTTCATGTAGATTATGTATTTAATACTTGAGCTTCAATTGATATGTATAAAAAGTTAATTGTGTGTGCTGTAAAATGccttaattgttaattttattgtaaagTAGTGTTGTACATCTTGGTTATAAATAAACCAATTTTTGTCTGTCTAGGATCGAAtttaatacatacaatttaaataaaagttcaaCACACAAAGTCATGCAGAAGTGGAAGTGACATAATTGAActatattacataatatttatatTCTTATTCCCCTTAAATTTTTAAGCGATAAGAAATCCTTGTAATAGCTAGCTTAATTAACGCATAgtgacatgaaataaaatgttgaaacatGGAAAGATTATTTAAAATCAGTCTTCATCAGAGAAAGATATGTTgtaatgttatatttgttaatgcaatgttCTCAATGCAAAGAAATCCATATGAAAAGCTTTAAAATGCTTGCTTCGTGGGAATTGTTTTTCTTTACAAGTATTTATTTTGTCCAGTCCCTTTTTTTCACCCCATAAATAACACTTCATCACTTGCATTGATCATTCTTTTAATTTCTTCCATGCATTTTGTGCCATATTATTCAAAGATTGTTTCTTTTTCAATTGACTTAATCTTAGAATTGGTTGCAAACTGAGTAATAATTCGTGCTGCGTTGTGAATAATATATCAAATACTGTATAGTAGTATTGTGTACACGGCATGCTAAATTGTAGTTCTTTTTGCCTTTTCCTTATGCAGTTCATATTTCTCTAAAGTAGATTTCGTCATACGCTGCTATTAAACTGTTCATGATAACGGAAGTTTTGTTTTCTATTTGAACCGCTTTCtcagaaaaactgggcttaatgcttgtgcataaagtgttgtcacagataagcctctGAAAAagaaagacttcatttaaacaaaaaatgtcataaaagcggaaa
Encoded proteins:
- the LOC127874101 gene encoding stathmin-like isoform X3: MSQENKKSNSGGLAYDVILKPAAGDLPRPSSPPKDKGLTHEDIVRKLQEAEERRLSMEAEKLAPIAKMRERAQEAIERSQQENEEFSRATQEKLRRSMEVNKENRDAQIQALQTRLREHLLKVEETCRKSEEMTKELEERIKQNLEQKSENRQAQIDAMVQKLKEHEKHVEEVVKANEALSRSKYSEEKVLEKIQKAIQNRESFLEEQKKRLQEHEKKIEEVRNKKAVIQSSGDCSPCE
- the LOC127874101 gene encoding uncharacterized protein D1044.6-like isoform X2 yields the protein MRGTPKYKLQQQIHPGRPGHFDAVIVWKGKENKKSNSGGLAYDVILKPAAGDLPRPSSPPKDKGLTHEDIVRKLQEAEERRLSMEAEKLAPIAKMRERAQEAIERSQQENEEFSRATQEKLRRSMEVNKENRDAQIQALQTRLREHLLKVEETCRKSEEMTKELEERIKQNLEQKSENRQAQIDAMVQKLKEHEKHVEEVVKANEALSRSKYSEEKVLEKIQKAIQNRESFLEEQKKRLQEHEKKIEEVRNKKAVIQSSGDCSPCE
- the LOC127874101 gene encoding uncharacterized protein D1044.6-like isoform X1 gives rise to the protein MSQVCNWLTVFSCMRGTPKYKLQQQIHPGRPGHFDAVIVWKGKENKKSNSGGLAYDVILKPAAGDLPRPSSPPKDKGLTHEDIVRKLQEAEERRLSMEAEKLAPIAKMRERAQEAIERSQQENEEFSRATQEKLRRSMEVNKENRDAQIQALQTRLREHLLKVEETCRKSEEMTKELEERIKQNLEQKSENRQAQIDAMVQKLKEHEKHVEEVVKANEALSRSKYSEEKVLEKIQKAIQNRESFLEEQKKRLQEHEKKIEEVRNKKAVIQSSGDCSPCE
- the LOC127874101 gene encoding stathmin-like isoform X4 produces the protein MSQVCNWLTVFSCMRGTPKYKLQQQIHPGRPGHFDAVIVWKGKENKKSNSGGLAYDVILKPAAGDLPRPSSPPKDKGLTHEDIVRKLQEAEERRLSMEAEKLAPIAKMRERAQEAIERSQQENEEFSRATQEKLRRSMEVNKENRDAQIQALQTRLREHEKHVEEVVKANEALSRSKYSEEKVLEKIQKAIQNRESFLEEQKKRLQEHEKKIEEVRNKKAVIQSSGDCSPCE